TCGGCCTGATCATCCTGTTCTGGTTCCTGGCCAGCCGCTGGGAGCTGGACACGACGTTCTGGCCGTTGCTGCTCGCGCTCGTCGCGCTGGCGATGCCCCCGCTGTTCACGAACACATACGCGGGGGTGGTGTCGCTGGAACAGGAGACGGTCGACGCCGCCCGCGGCACGGGCTACCGCGAGTGGCAGATCATGGTCCGGCTCGAACTGCCCCTGGCGTCCCCGGTGCTCCTGGCGGGCGCGCGGGTGGCGTTCCTCCAGCTGATCGCGACGGTGGCAATCGGCGCGATCGTCAACGACGGAGGCGGCCTCGGCCGCTACATCGTCGACGGCTTCGCGCTGGGAGCGTCGGGCTACGGCGAGATCTTCGCGGGCGGCCTGGCGGCGGTGATCCTGGCGCTGGTGTGCGACGGGCTGTTCGCGCTGATCACCCGCGTCGCGACGCCCCGGGGCCTCGCCCTGCAGAACGCCCGGCGCGAGTCGTAAGCCCTGGCGTCCACGCCTGCCTCCGGTCCACCACATCAGCGTTTGTCGCACTCTGGACGCAACAAACGCTGCATAAGTGCCGTACTATTGCTGCGTGGAGATGCGACAAGCGTTGGAGTTGATCAGCGGGTTCACCGCTGACCAGTGGGGCATGGTCACCTCTCGCCAGGCCTCCGGCGCCGGCGTCGACCGCTCCACCCTCCACCGGCTGGAGGCGGCCGGCTATCTCGACCGGGTCCGCCACGGCGTCTACGCCTCCACCACCGCCGTGGTCACCGCCGCCCGCGACGAGCAGGCCGCCTGGCTCTCCCTGGATCCGGCGACCGCGGCCTGGGACCGGCCGCCGCTGGACCCCGACGGCGGCGTGCTGTCCCACCGGTCCGCGGCCCGCCTGCACGGCCTCGGTGAGCTGGTCGACGACCGGATCACGTTCACCACCCCCCGCCGTCGCACCAGCCGCGATCCGGACCTGTGGTTCAAGAGGGCCGAGCTCGCGGAGGACGACGTGACCACGGTCGACGGCCTCCCGGTCACGACGGCATTGAGGACGATCCTCGATCTGCTCGACCAGCACGTCGACGGCAGTCACCTCGCCACGATCATCCGCGAGGCAGTCCTGGCGAACCTCGTCCGGCTGGACGAGCTCGCCGACCGGATCGGCCCCTACTCCGTGCGCTACGGCGTCCGCCGCCCCGGCGACGGCGAAGCGCTGCTTGATCATCTGCTCGCCGGAATAGGCACCAGCACGGTCGAGCTGGCCCTCCGCCCCGCACCGCCCCGCGCGGCCGGCGCCGCGAGGCTGCTCGCGGCGAGCACCGGCCCTCGAGGTGAGGCACGTGGCTGAACCGAAGCGGCCGGCGAGCCCCCGCGCCTACATCAGCTCGCAGAAGAGCCGGGCCGAGAACGCGGCGAGGATCACCGGCGGCCGGGCGAACGAACTGCTGGACCTGCATTTCCACCGCAGGCTGATCGCCCGGGTCTTCGACGGTGACGACGCCGTCAACTGGGTGCTCAAAGGCGGCCAGGCCATGCTCGTGCGCTGGCCGACCGCCCGGTACTCCACCGACGTCGACCTCCTGAGCATCGAGGACAGCACCGACACCGCGGTCGAGGCGTTGAAGGCCGCCGCCGCCCGGCGGCTGGGCGACGACATCTGGTTCCGCCACCTCGGCACTTCCGAGCAGACGCACGTCGACCGCCCCACCCGCAAGGTCAAGTTCATGACCATGTTCGGCACCGCGCCGCTCAACCGCCAGGTCAGCGTCGACGTCGTGGTGTCCGGGCACCTCCCGCAGGGCGAGATCACGACCGAACCGCTGCAACCGCCGTTCGACACCGACTGCACCCCCTGGCCGGAGGCGCGCGTCTTCCCCTTCGAGGACCACGTCGCCGAGAAGATCTGCGCGATGTACGAGCGCCACCGGGCAGGCGGCAACCCGTCGACGCGGTACAAGGACCTCGTGGACCTCATTCTCTTCGCCTTGAAGGCACCGCTGCCCGGCGCCGGAACCCACCGCATCCTGCGCGACGAAATCGCCAGGCGCCGCGGGCGGGGCATGGTCCTCGAACTGCCTGATCGCTTCCGGCTGCCGGACGAGAAGACCTGGCCCGGTGGCTACGCGAAGATCGCCGGGCAGGTCGCCGACCTGCCCGGGAACCTGCGGCACATGAAGGACGCCCGGCTGCTCGCCGATGCCTTCCTCACGCCCCTCCTCCAGGCGGAGCCGCCGGCCGGCCGCTGGCAACCGGACCAGCGCACCTGGGGATGACGCGAGCTCAGGTCGACGCGGGCGCGCCGGTGAGGCCACCCTCCCGGCAAGCGGCGATCAGCCGCTCGACCTCGGGCCCCAGCGGCCGGTCCTCCTCGACCGGCGGCACCACCGACCGCACCCATTCATAAGCGGCGGCCAGGCTCGCGACCCCGTCCGAAGCCAGGTAGCGCGCCTGCGATCCCGTGATCAGCTCGCACGCCGTGATCGCGAACAAGTGCGCCGCGGCGGCCCGAAGCTGCTCCCCCGCCGCCCACGCAAACGCTTGCACGTCTTCCTGACCGGCCGAGGTGTCGATCGAACCGAGCGTCGCCGGGGAAGCGAGCCGGCGCAGTGCGTGCAGCTCGCCGACGGCCCGCTTGTGCAGCGGCACCAACCCCGCCCGCGGCCCGGGATCCGACGTGAGCTGCGCCGGGAGCCCGCTGAAGCGCTCGTCGAGCAGGCGGTGCATGCGCTGCACGGAGAGCTCGCCGAGGTGGACCAGCGCCGCCGTCACCGCGTCCATGCGCAGCCCGAGGTCCACCGCGTGGTACGCCGTCCCCGGGATGAGCTCCCCCTCGACGAACGACGGCGAGTCCCCCGGCATCGTCTGCCACCGCGCGACCGTCTCGTGCAGGTCGGTGTTGACGCGGGAAGCGTGGGCCAGCGCCCGCGGCGCGACCCGCACCGACAGCGGCGCCTGCACGACCCCGGGGCGCACCGGCCCCGCACCCACCATCCCGGTCAGGGCCTGCAGCAGCCGCCGCAGGTGGTCGTCGCCGCCCGCCGTGACCGGGGAGAACACCTCGCGCGGCGCACCGAGGACGTCGATCGCCATCGCCTCGGTGAGCGTCTGCAGCTGGATGAGCTGCCGCGCTTCGGCCCAGCCGCGCTGCGCGTGCATCACGGCCAGCGGAGAACCCTGAAGCAGCGAAGCACCTTCCTTGGGCCCCAGCACATACGGCTCGGCGCCTCGGCGAGCGAGCGCCTCCACGGCGGGGGTCTCGACGCCGTCTTCGAGGACCGTGCCGATGCCGAGGAACGTCTGGAAAGCGTGTGACAGCGGGATGATCTCGCCCGAGCTGCCGAGGCCGCCGCGCGGGACAGCGGGCGTGAAGCCGTCGTTCAGGCGGTCCACGAGGAACTGCACCAGCTCCGCGCTCACCCCCGACCACGGCTGCAGGAAGTCCCGCAGCCGCGCGACGAGCAGCGCGCGGACGTCCTCGGGCGGCAGCCACGGTGGCCCGCCGACGGCCCGGCCGATCAGCAGGGTGCGCTGGTGCTCCGCCTGTTGCCGCGCGTCGAGCGCGACGCCCGCCAGCCGGCCCATCCCGGTGGTGACGCCGTACACGGGCTTTTCGCGGCTTTCGAGCGCCGTCAAGAGCGCTTTCCGGCGCTGCCGCAGGGTCTCCACCAGCGGTTCGGCCAATTCCCACCGTTCACCGTCGGTGAAATCGCTTCCGGTGACGATCATCGGTACGGCAGCATCGTGCCGACGCCGGAAGCCTCGGCACGGGCCAGGATCATGTCCGCCACCGCGACGTCCGTTGTGGACAGTCCGCGGTGCCAGAACAGGATCCGCTCGGCGTCGTGCTCGCGGCCCGGCTTCTTCCCGGCCACGATGTCGCCGATCTCGGCGTGGACCCGGTCCGCGGTGAGGAGGCCGGCGTTGAGCTGCGGGCGCAGGGCGCCGAACCGCGGGTTGCCGGACCGCGATTCGCGCCAGTCGTCGACGACGACCTTGTCGACGTCGTCGAGCAGCGTGAGCTCGAGCGCGCTGATCGTGCCGTAGGGCACCAGGAAGGTGCCCGGCCGGAGAAACTCGCGCCGCACCAGCGGCTCGGGTTCGACCAGCCGGGAGGCCTCGACCTGGATGTCCGCGCCGTCCAGGGTCTCCTCGGCCGTGGCGCAGACGCGGACGTCCTTGCCGAGCCGCTCGGACAGCCGGCGGCCGAAGTCCTCACGGGACTCCGGGCGCTTGCTGGTCACGCGGATCTCGGCGAAGTCGAACAGCGAGTCCAGCAGCACGACGTTCCACCAGGCGGTCCCGCGGGCGCCGATGTGCCCGAGCACCCGCGAGTCCGGGCGGGCCAGGT
This genomic window from Amycolatopsis mongoliensis contains:
- a CDS encoding ornithine cyclodeaminase family protein; the protein is MTSVWLRYLTGADVDSLGVTDADIVGAVEDVLADHGRGQVVFEPRTHLVPDNGGKGHFNILRGHLSAKQVSGVKVVGDFVGNFERGLPSEMALILLLDPDTGMPRAIVDGTMITEARTGAMTAVGAKYLARPDSRVLGHIGARGTAWWNVVLLDSLFDFAEIRVTSKRPESREDFGRRLSERLGKDVRVCATAEETLDGADIQVEASRLVEPEPLVRREFLRPGTFLVPYGTISALELTLLDDVDKVVVDDWRESRSGNPRFGALRPQLNAGLLTADRVHAEIGDIVAGKKPGREHDAERILFWHRGLSTTDVAVADMILARAEASGVGTMLPYR
- a CDS encoding type IV toxin-antitoxin system AbiEi family antitoxin domain-containing protein, which translates into the protein MRQALELISGFTADQWGMVTSRQASGAGVDRSTLHRLEAAGYLDRVRHGVYASTTAVVTAARDEQAAWLSLDPATAAWDRPPLDPDGGVLSHRSAARLHGLGELVDDRITFTTPRRRTSRDPDLWFKRAELAEDDVTTVDGLPVTTALRTILDLLDQHVDGSHLATIIREAVLANLVRLDELADRIGPYSVRYGVRRPGDGEALLDHLLAGIGTSTVELALRPAPPRAAGAARLLAASTGPRGEARG
- a CDS encoding ABC transporter permease yields the protein MSFLDQLNAWLADPHRWSWTDKAGIPYRTLEHLRFSLLALVIAAVLTIPAALWLAHYRRGAFLASSAVNIGRAIPSFGLIILFWFLASRWELDTTFWPLLLALVALAMPPLFTNTYAGVVSLEQETVDAARGTGYREWQIMVRLELPLASPVLLAGARVAFLQLIATVAIGAIVNDGGGLGRYIVDGFALGASGYGEIFAGGLAAVILALVCDGLFALITRVATPRGLALQNARRES
- a CDS encoding aromatic amino acid lyase; translated protein: MIVTGSDFTDGERWELAEPLVETLRQRRKALLTALESREKPVYGVTTGMGRLAGVALDARQQAEHQRTLLIGRAVGGPPWLPPEDVRALLVARLRDFLQPWSGVSAELVQFLVDRLNDGFTPAVPRGGLGSSGEIIPLSHAFQTFLGIGTVLEDGVETPAVEALARRGAEPYVLGPKEGASLLQGSPLAVMHAQRGWAEARQLIQLQTLTEAMAIDVLGAPREVFSPVTAGGDDHLRRLLQALTGMVGAGPVRPGVVQAPLSVRVAPRALAHASRVNTDLHETVARWQTMPGDSPSFVEGELIPGTAYHAVDLGLRMDAVTAALVHLGELSVQRMHRLLDERFSGLPAQLTSDPGPRAGLVPLHKRAVGELHALRRLASPATLGSIDTSAGQEDVQAFAWAAGEQLRAAAAHLFAITACELITGSQARYLASDGVASLAAAYEWVRSVVPPVEEDRPLGPEVERLIAACREGGLTGAPAST
- a CDS encoding nucleotidyl transferase AbiEii/AbiGii toxin family protein, encoding MAEPKRPASPRAYISSQKSRAENAARITGGRANELLDLHFHRRLIARVFDGDDAVNWVLKGGQAMLVRWPTARYSTDVDLLSIEDSTDTAVEALKAAAARRLGDDIWFRHLGTSEQTHVDRPTRKVKFMTMFGTAPLNRQVSVDVVVSGHLPQGEITTEPLQPPFDTDCTPWPEARVFPFEDHVAEKICAMYERHRAGGNPSTRYKDLVDLILFALKAPLPGAGTHRILRDEIARRRGRGMVLELPDRFRLPDEKTWPGGYAKIAGQVADLPGNLRHMKDARLLADAFLTPLLQAEPPAGRWQPDQRTWG